Proteins co-encoded in one Brassica rapa cultivar Chiifu-401-42 chromosome A02, CAAS_Brap_v3.01, whole genome shotgun sequence genomic window:
- the LOC103850677 gene encoding uncharacterized protein LOC103850677 has translation MSGNEYGERIHNFFGQEGLSQDQHQSQVVDGSWSGFSNGLVGNQRHIDTSVINNLESCNTQQQPVDPERWQSSNSHQGLNFTQQQQPIRAEYSRSLLQDNQQLTNGYMNWMAMQNGSNVSGVGVESSRDNLSAKGFTSDIHKAPMRFEMGGESPVNYDFFGGQQQLNSQPPPGILQPFPRQQMTFNDMQLLKQQVMAKQMHEYQLQQQLHKKQLEARQLNSLNSNAVNGNRSSDNQSHLLVNGIPLQDASSNGWQPDLVSGNTNWMHRGISRFVQGSSSGLGAEHGQANLQFEPSLYGMPLGEANAPQSSFSPVQMNRLASEHGSSLTNQPDSFMLPRSTYQERAMFSNSSAPGSNDSPNFECFQQDDPHDRNVSAQEKLDQMKGSGPPEKSYIKAPGNVSGSQKSTALDPTEEKILFGSDDNLWEAFGNDTDMSLTGNLMSSSSDLNDACPSLKGGGWSALMLSAVAETSSNDAGFGNRVQNLGVKASNALSERLHNDSGSIQTNEGIGDGFGIWKAASNPNLVAPVEQKNHFTQNLQMKANYGFGIATAENKSTASRGVQENQQHLGNNSVEKATPQVNHRDGSQISRKFHYHPMGNIGVTNEPYREKNSHLPPALDRVSGGNQGYFGQSKSLGQPPMNMQIDRGLVSQGMGSENSPSTSASADRSVDMCNQVQSASRQTMLELLHKVNQPEERSVETDAFKIPESTPSAENGGQFRHSQSSASQGFSLQLAPPSQPAPSPDNVQFSMNSLQPLNSLHTAPEKGATSQSRFAPWASSQSFPQQSTYQGPGESNNTSGFPYSKGYHQNQLPPVSTRQLTPNHLVRSSSELSTPQVKERDRSSDYPAQTPSLLNPTTHNNKGDSAEGFPMLSAPQPRVGFSSPQQSSSSGMRSDSGAGTSAPQHRFWNQPPKPQPDILRPHPVTNSHVEDIFSRQEKRNQLSSQNGGDMSLSGRDMVNMHELQGQDMGAKQTAGVASMFSKMGQINHQTLDRSLPSNNRPKDDVRHNERMAGSGEGDAPKMTVKRVEDSSVHLQKVASKEVQQSPLRSDGLLRDGLNHKESENHSLPFGQTVSQSFSNKNHSASAGADHQQQISPQMAPSWYNQYGTFTPLKIGEKSSNVGSSADGSHNVQSPKQFNTQKMPGSAPGAEIPSSESLPRGATDELMNVVKPKKRKTATSELLSWNKEVMHGSQRLKTLSEAEVDWARATNQFAEKVEYGNLLEDGPRLRSKRRLIYTTQLMQQLFRPPPARVISLIASSNYEFVAYTAARGALGDTCSSTFTDRNECLLPQNKSNPVSERRKTETTSDQYISKAAEDFISRSQKLENNFAGLQNGSTIADLIVEVQDLEKFAVINRFAKFHPTSSSTDRNVSSLRLNPQRYVTIAPMPQNVPDRVHCLSL, from the exons ATGTCTGGAAACGAATACGGAGAGAGGATCCACAATTTCTTTGGACAAGAAGGCCTATCTCAAGACCAGCATCAGTCTCAGGTGGTTGATGGAAGCTGGTCCGGTTTCAGTAACGGTTTAGTTGGAAACCAGAGGCATATAGACACATCCGTTATTAACAATCTGGAGAGTTGTAACACACAACAACAACCTG TTGATCCCGAGAGATGGCAATCTTCAAATTCACACCAGGGTTTGAATTTTACGCAGCAGCAGCAACCTATAAGGGCTGAGTACTCCAGAAGTCTATTGCAAGATAATCAGCAACTCACAAATGGTTACATGAATTGGATGGCGATGCAGAATGGGTCGAATGTTTCGGGAGTGGGTGTAGAATCTAGTAGGGATAACTTATCAGCGAAAGGGTTTACTTCCGACATTCATAAAGCTCCTATGAGGTTTGAGATGGGAGGAGAATCTCCAGTTAATTATGATTTCTTCGGTGGTCAACAGCAATTAAACAGCCAGCCGCCGCCTGGCATCCTCCAGCCGTTTCCAAGGCAGCAGATGACGTTCAATGATATGCAACTACTAAAGCAGCAAGTTATGGCTAAGCAAATGCACGAGTATCAACTTCAACAACAGCTTCATAAGAAACAGCTGGAGGCCAGGCAGCTCAACTCTTTGAATTCAAATGCAGTAAATGGAAATCGCTCAAGTGATAATCAATCACACCTTTTGGTTAATGGGATCCCTCTTCAGGATGCGTCTAGTAATGGTTGGCAGCCTGATCTTGTGTCAGGAAATACAAACTGGATGCATCGCGGCATTTCACGATTTGTTCAAGGTTCATCCAGTGGGCTTGGCGCTGAGCACGGTCAGGCGAACTTACAGTTTGAACCTTCCTTGTACGGCATGCCACTTGGTGAAGCAAATGCACCTCAGAGTTCCTTCTCTCCCGTTCAGATGAACAGATTAGCTTCGGAGCATGGTTCCTCTCTCACCAATCAGCCTGATAGTTTTATGCTACCTAGATCCACATACCAGGAGAGAGCGATGTTCTCAAATTCTTCAGCTCCAGGTTCAAATGATAGCCCAAATTTCGAATGTTTCCAGCAAGATGATCCACACGATAGAAACGTTTCAGCGCAGGAGAAACTCGATCAGATGAAGGGTTCTGGTCCACCagaaaaatcatatataaaagCGCCTGGAAATGTTTCTGGGTCACAGAAGTCGACAGCCTTAGATCCAACAGAAGAAAAGATTTTGTTTGGTTCGGATGACAATTTGTGGGAAGCATTTGGAAACGACACTGATATGAGCTTGACGGGAAACCTGATGTCCAGTAGTTCTGACCTTAATGATGCATGCCCCTCTTTGAAAGGTGGGGGTTGGAGTGCTCTTATGCTATCTGCTGTGGCAGAAACATCCAGTAATGACGCAGGCTTTGGTAACAGGGTCCAGAATCTTGGCGTCAAGGCTTCAAATGCACTAAGTGAGAGACTCCACAATGATTCGGGCTCTATTCAAACGAATGAGGGGATTGGAGATGGATTTGGTATCTGGAAGGCTGCTTCTAATCCAAACTTAGTTGCTCCTGTTGAACAGAAGAATCACTTCACCCAAAATCTACAAATGAAGGCAAACTATGGATTTGGCATTGCCACTGCGGAAAACAAGTCTACTGCTTCTAGGGGTGTCCAGGAAAACCAACAGCATTTGGGTAATAACTCTGTGGAGAAAGCTACCCCTCAAGTGAATCATAGAGATGGCAGTCAAATTAGTCGCAAATTTCACTATCATCCCATGGGGAATATTGGCGTCACTAACGAGCCTTATCGAGAAAAAAATTCTCATTTGCCACCCGCATTGGACCGGGTGTCTGGAGGAAATCAAGGGTATTTTGGGCAGTCAAAGTCACTTGGCCAGCCACCTATGAACATGCAAATTGACAGG GGACTTGTTTCACAAGGCATGGGTTCAGAGAATTCACCTAGTACATCTGCTTCAGCCGACAGAAGTGTTGATATGTGTAATCAAGTGCAGAGTGCGTCAAG GCAGACAATGCTTGAGCTTCTTCACAAGGTGAACCAGCCGGAGGAGCGTTCTGTGGAAACAGATGCTTTCAAAATTCCTGAATCAACACCCTCTGCAGAAAATGGTGGTCAATTTAGGCATAGTCAGTCATCTGCTTCTCAGGGGTTTAGTTTACAGCTGGCTCCGCCATCTCAACCAGCTCCCTCACCTGATAACGTGCAGTTTTCTATGAACTCTTTGCAGCCATTGAATTCACTTCATACTGCCCCTGAAAAAGGAGCAACAAGTCAATCAAGGTTTGCTCCATGGGCATCTAGTCAATCTTTTCCACAGCAATCCACTTATCAAGGACCAGGAGAAAGCAACAATACCTCTGGTTTCCCATATTCCAAAGGGTATCACCAAAATCAACTGCCGCCTGTTTCTACCCGACAGTTAACTCCTAACCATTTAGTCAGATCATCTTCTGAGTTGTCGACCCCTCAAGTGAAAGAAAGAGACCGAAGCAGTGACTATCCAGCACAAACACCTTCCCTGCTAAATCCTACGACCCACAACAACAAAGGAGATTCAGCTGAAGGGTTTCCTATGCTGTCTGCTCCTCAGCCTCGGGTTGGATTCAGTTCGCCTCAGCAGAGTTCCTCTTCTGGTATGAGGTCTGACTCAGGAGCCGGTACTTCAGCACCGCAACATCGGTTTTGGAACCAGCCACCTAAGCCTCAGCCAGATATATTACGGCCGCATCCAGTTACCAATAGCCACGTAGAAGACATCTTCTCAAGGCAGGAGAAGAGAAATCAATTATCCTCTCAAAATGGAGGAGACATGTCATTAAGTGGGAGGGACATGGTGAATATGCATGAGTTGCAGGGTCAAGATATGGGTGCAAAACAAACAGCTGGTGTTGCTTCGATGTTCTCCAAAATGGGGCAGATCAATCATCAAACCTTGGATCGCTCTCTTCCTTCTAACAACCGTCCAAAAGATGACGTGCGTCACAATGAGCGTATGGCTGGAAGTGGGGAGGGTGACGCACCCAAGATGACTGTGAAGAGAGTCGAGGATAGTTCTGTTCATCTTCAAAAGGTAGCTTCCAAAGAGGTGCAACAGTCACCTTTAAGATCTGATGGTTTACTGAGAGATGGATTGAATCACAAGGAATCAGAGAACCACTCGCTACCTTTCGGCCAAACTGTTTCTCAGAGTTTCTCCAATAAGAATCATTCTGCCTCGGCTGGAGCAGATCATCAACAACAAATCAGTCCTCAGATGGCTCCATCCTGGTATAATCAATATGGAACTTTCACCCCCTTGAAGATAGGAGAAAAATCTTCTAATGTTGGGAGTTCGGCTGATGGCTCACATAATGTTCAATCTCCAAAGCAGTTTAATACGCAGAAAATGCCAGGCTCCGCACCAGGAGCGGAGATTCCCTCATCTGAGTCATTGCCTCGTGGTGCAACTGACGAACTTATGAATGTTGTTAAACCAAAGAAGCGCAAAACCGCAACATCAGAGCTTCTATCTTGGAATAAAGAAGTCATGCATGGTTCCCAGAGGCTTAAGACTCTCAG TGAGGCGGAGGTTGATTGGGCCAGAGCAACCAATCAATTTGCTGAAAAG GTGGAATATGGGAATTTACTTGAGGATGGCCCACGACTCAGATCAAAGAGAAGGCTTATATATACAACACAACTCATGCAACAACTATTTCGCCCGCCTCCTGCTAGGGTAATATCTTTGATTGCTAGCTCAAACTATGAGTTTGTTGCATATACTGCTGCAAGAGGTGCACTAGGAGATACATGTAGCTCCACTTTTACTGATAGGAACGAATGCCTTTTGCCCCAGAACAAATCAAACCC GGTGTCTGAGAGAAGGAAAACTGAAACAACCAGTGACCAGTACATCTCCAAAGCTGCTGAAGATTTCATTAGCAGGTCACAGAAACTAGAAAATAACTTTGCAGG actaCAGAACGGATCAACAATTGCTGACTTGATCGTGGAAGTCCAGGATCTAGAGAAGTTTGCAGTGATCAATCGTTTTGCGAAGTTCCACCCAACATCCTCATCTACAGACCGGAACGTGAGTTCACTTAGGTTAAACCCACAAAGATATGTTACTATAGCTCCAATGCCTCAGAATGTTCCAGACAGGGTACactgtctctctctctaa
- the LOC103850676 gene encoding uncharacterized protein LOC103850676, which yields MSASQFPPPASPSPASSSRSLASPSPSPSPASLSSSSSSMRLWRPAAQRNLRNQWSKLSTFRQQWVAACSGGKSHATSLVNAYLSQTFVPAMKFGALSDMVGIKEKTLKKLSKQQSSYRIKLLSSYKEMVAVVVEMVNVSSSLRCYMKPSSGSIIQFSGSKEDSDDAGDCGGIPVFNFLNVSAFENMAEELVEMFKREVMLKRLLVMELVSLSCEVPQPVKLSWSAELYHGEFDDLSKCSLYSNEPILPRLREDNLGISSVSHTNQPTSEILQIYLTTWLAEINIDSHRVDEILAMAGEEIRLTF from the exons ATGAGCGCCTCACAGTTTCCTCCGCCTGCTTCTCCATCTCCAGCGTCTTCTTCGCGATCGCTAGCttctccatctccatctccatctccGGCGagtttatcatcatcatcatcttcgatGAGGCTATGGAGACCAGCTGCTCAGCGGAATCTAAGGAACCAGTGGTCAAAGCTCTCGACTTTCCGGCAACAGTGGGTCGCCGCTTGTTCCGGCGGAAAATCTCACGCCACTTCGCTCGTCAATGCGTATCTATCCCAAAC GTTTGTGCCAGCAATGAAGTTTGGTGCGTTGAGTGACATGGTTGGTATCAAGGAGAAGACTTTGAAGAAGCTGTCTAAGCAACAG AGTTCGTATCGGATCAAGCTTCTATCTTCGTACAAGGAAATG GTGGCTGTTGTTGTTGAGATGGTGAATGTAAGTAGTTCTCTGAGATGTTATATGAAGCCGAGTAGCGGTTCAATTATACAGTTCTCTGGTTCTAAGGAAGATTCAGATGATGCTGGAGACTGCGGTGGCATCCCtgtgtttaattttttgaatGTCTCTGCATTTG AGAATATGGCTGAGGAGCTTGTGGAGATGTTCAAACGAGAAGTAATGCTAAAG AGATTACTTGTAATGGAACTGGTCTCTTTAAGCTGTGAAGTTCCTCAACCGGTGAAGCTCAGTTGGTCAGCTGAGCTTTACCATGGAGAGTTTGATGATCTCTCCAAATGTTCTTTATACTCCAATGAGCCAATTCTCCCCAGACTGAGAGAAGATAATCTCGGTATCTCTTCTGTATCACATACCAACCAGCCAACCTCGGAAATTTTGCAG ATTTACTTGACAACTTGGCTTGCAGAGATAAACATTGACAGTCATAG GGTGGATGAGATATTAGCGATGGCCGGGGAAGAAATTAGACTCACCTTCTAA
- the LOC103850679 gene encoding mitochondrial import receptor subunit TOM5 homolog codes for MVKSVISMDQLKALWHSEVHNEQKWAANMKLVRALGVFAGGIFLMRGFGDLMAV; via the exons ATGGTGAAGAGTGTTATCTCAATGGATCAGCTGAAAGCTCTGTGGCACTCTGAGGTCCACAATGAGCAGAAGTGGGCAGCTAACATG AAACTTGTGAGAGCACTTGGGGTGTTTGCAGGAGGAATCTTCCTCATGCGTGGCTTTGGTGATCTCATGGCTGTCTGA
- the LOC103850680 gene encoding protein Asterix, producing the protein MSHSHGNVSSANDPRQPSAAKPYTPRPIAPEDLPVDYSGFIAVILGVSGVMFRYKICSWLALIFCAQSLANMRNLETDLKQISMAMMFAIMGLVTNYLGPNRPAATKK; encoded by the exons atgtcTCACAGTCACGGGAACGTTTCGTCGGCGAACGATCCACGGCAGCCTTCGGCGGCGAAGCCTTACACTCCGCGACCTATTGCCCCGGAGGATCTCCCCGTTGACTACTCCGGATTCATCGCGGTTATCCTCGGCGTCTCTGGGGTTATGTTCAGA TACAAGATATGCTCGTGGCTTGCGCTTATATTCTGTGCTCAGTCGCTGGCCAATATGAGGAACTTGGAGACTGATTTGAAGCAGATCTCCATGGCTATGAT GTTTGCTATAATGGGATTGGTCACAAACTACTTGGGGCCTAATAGACCCGCCGCGACAAAGAAATAA
- the LOC103850672 gene encoding uncharacterized protein LOC103850672 isoform X1 — protein sequence MASLLLPSSQLLLRSRNQHNVQPFLLPRSSPKTPFFVSSSPSLRQHSTSASASKNPPETFTAVATTDNKKQPEKKHLSEEEEAEEDMLWIQEKALNLVEFTGTVAQAIPGPRVGSTKLPWMLAVPLTYAVTTLVTAAVKTVNNFTSPKAQPKKLVNSLCFLLSVALCYCSLLSLSVFTLFLVPSSYSLFHTVPALCFTLFLLSVFTLFLLSVSLCSWPLFQGNIRSYR from the exons ATGGCGTCTCTTCTCCTACCTTCATCTCAACTTCTCCTCCGTAGTCGAAACCAACACAATGTCCAACCATTTCTCCTTCCTCGCTCCTCCCCCAAAACACCATTCTTCGTCTCCTCCTCACCGTCTCTCCGTCAACACTCTACTTCCGCCTCAGCTTCTAAGAACCCACCGGAAACATTCACGGCGGTGGCGACGACGGATAATAAAAAACAGCCGGAGAAGAAGCATTTGAGCGAGGAGGAAGAAGCAGAAGAGGATATGCTGTGGATTCAAGAGAAGGCGTTAAACTTAGTTGAGTTCACCGGAACGGTGGCTCAGGCGATTCCAGGTCCCCGAGTTGGAAGCACCAAGTTGCCGTGGATGCTCGCCGTTCCGTTAACTTACGCCGTCACCACTTTAGTCACCGCCGCCGTTAAAACCGTTAATAACTTCACTTCTCCTAAAGCTCAGCCCAAGAAACTGGTAAACTCACTCTGTTTCTTGCTCTCTGTTGCACTCTGTTATTGCTCTCTGTTATCGCTCTCTGTTTTTACTCTGTTCCTAGTTCCTAGTTCCTACTCTCTGTTTCACACTGTTCCTGCTCTCTGTTTCACTCTGTTCCTGCTCTCTGTTTTTACTCTGTTCTTGCTCTCTGTTTCACTCTGTTCTTGGCCTCTGTTTCAAGGAAATATTCGGAGTTACAGA TGA
- the LOC103850673 gene encoding protein terminal ear1 isoform X1, producing the protein MASPASSQGSSMAMTNGDVSRTLNPAAPLFFPQNPYLHHYYFSSPQILFISDTNFPPSSSIVVYYPLWYINLNPTWFEATQELPPLHSQDPIQELTPPPTSRKKVFGWERSSRHDRNKLVWRRKIHYQAESNGDTTVMLRNIPNKYTREMLIQFLDEHCEEENNKEEDEENAYDFLYLPIDFQSQMNKGYAFVNFTKAEAVSKFKAACNNKPWCCFGSRKILEIAHARIQGKDKLVKHFEQMIYPAEAYSAVTFIPARRGPKSTGLTIVIGKCTEAAISV; encoded by the exons ATGGCTTCTCCAGCCTCTTCCCAAGGTTCTTCTATGGCGATGACGAACGGTGATGTCTCAAGAACCCTAAACCCAGCCGCACCTCTCTTCTTTCCCCAAAACCCTTATCTGCATCACTACTACTTCTCTTCACCTCAGATCCTCTTCATCTCCGACACTAACTTCCCTCCCTCATCTTCAATCGTTGTGTACTATCCTTTATGGTATATCAATCTTAACCCTACTTGGTTTGAGGCAACACAAGAATTGCCTCCACTTCACTCTCAAGACCCTATCCAAGAGCTGACTCCTCCACCGACCAGTAGAAAAAAGGTTTTTGGCTGGGAAAGAAGCAGCAGACACGACCGTAATAAGCTGGTGTGGAGGAGGAAGATCCATTATCAAGCTGAGTCCAACGGCGATACAACTGTCATGCTTAGAAACATACCCAACAAGTATAC GAGAGAGATGCTTATTCAGTTCTTGGATGAGCATTGtgaagaagaaaacaacaaagaggaagatgaagagaatGCCTATGATTTCTTATATCTTCCCATCGATTTCCA GAGCCAAATGAACAAAGGGTATGCATTTGTGAACTTCACAAAAGCAGAAGCAGTGTCGAAGTTTAAGGCGGCGTGCAACAACAAGCCATGGTGTTGTTTCGGTTCAAGGAAAATACTTGAAATTGCTCATGCTCGGATCCAG GGAAAAGATAAGTTGGTGAAACATTTCGAGCAAATGATTTATCCAGCTGAAGCATACAGTGCGGTGACTTTCATCCCTGCCCGTAGGGGACCAAAGAGTACGGGTCTCACCATCGTGATCGGTAAATGCACCGAAGCAGCCATATCGGTTTAG
- the LOC103850673 gene encoding protein terminal ear1 isoform X2, whose product MPPALLLCTNERSITFRREMLIQFLDEHCEEENNKEEDEENAYDFLYLPIDFQSQMNKGYAFVNFTKAEAVSKFKAACNNKPWCCFGSRKILEIAHARIQGKDKLVKHFEQMIYPAEAYSAVTFIPARRGPKSTGLTIVIGKCTEAAISV is encoded by the exons ATGCCTCCTGCTCTACTCTTATGCACCAATGAGAGAAGCATCACCTTCAG GAGAGAGATGCTTATTCAGTTCTTGGATGAGCATTGtgaagaagaaaacaacaaagaggaagatgaagagaatGCCTATGATTTCTTATATCTTCCCATCGATTTCCA GAGCCAAATGAACAAAGGGTATGCATTTGTGAACTTCACAAAAGCAGAAGCAGTGTCGAAGTTTAAGGCGGCGTGCAACAACAAGCCATGGTGTTGTTTCGGTTCAAGGAAAATACTTGAAATTGCTCATGCTCGGATCCAG GGAAAAGATAAGTTGGTGAAACATTTCGAGCAAATGATTTATCCAGCTGAAGCATACAGTGCGGTGACTTTCATCCCTGCCCGTAGGGGACCAAAGAGTACGGGTCTCACCATCGTGATCGGTAAATGCACCGAAGCAGCCATATCGGTTTAG
- the LOC103850672 gene encoding uncharacterized protein LOC103850672 isoform X3 yields MASLLLPSSQLLLRSRNQHNVQPFLLPRSSPKTPFFVSSSPSLRQHSTSASASKNPPETFTAVATTDNKKQPEKKHLSEEEEAEEDMLWIQEKALNLVEFTGTVAQAIPGPRVGSTKLPWMLAVPLTYAVTTLVTAAVKTVNNFTSPKAQPKKL; encoded by the exons ATGGCGTCTCTTCTCCTACCTTCATCTCAACTTCTCCTCCGTAGTCGAAACCAACACAATGTCCAACCATTTCTCCTTCCTCGCTCCTCCCCCAAAACACCATTCTTCGTCTCCTCCTCACCGTCTCTCCGTCAACACTCTACTTCCGCCTCAGCTTCTAAGAACCCACCGGAAACATTCACGGCGGTGGCGACGACGGATAATAAAAAACAGCCGGAGAAGAAGCATTTGAGCGAGGAGGAAGAAGCAGAAGAGGATATGCTGTGGATTCAAGAGAAGGCGTTAAACTTAGTTGAGTTCACCGGAACGGTGGCTCAGGCGATTCCAGGTCCCCGAGTTGGAAGCACCAAGTTGCCGTGGATGCTCGCCGTTCCGTTAACTTACGCCGTCACCACTTTAGTCACCGCCGCCGTTAAAACCGTTAATAACTTCACTTCTCCTAAAGCTCAGCCCAAGAAACTG TGA
- the LOC103850672 gene encoding uncharacterized protein LOC103850672 isoform X2: MASLLLPSSQLLLRSRNQHNVQPFLLPRSSPKTPFFVSSSPSLRQHSTSASASKNPPETFTAVATTDNKKQPEKKHLSEEEEAEEDMLWIQEKALNLVEFTGTVAQAIPGPRVGSTKLPWMLAVPLTYAVTTLVTAAVKTVNNFTSPKAQPKKLTQRSCGYMLLQKLETWTHLRKWWEFEKAADSSSSSDREDSNEEDDSITFVFSPMETEE, from the exons ATGGCGTCTCTTCTCCTACCTTCATCTCAACTTCTCCTCCGTAGTCGAAACCAACACAATGTCCAACCATTTCTCCTTCCTCGCTCCTCCCCCAAAACACCATTCTTCGTCTCCTCCTCACCGTCTCTCCGTCAACACTCTACTTCCGCCTCAGCTTCTAAGAACCCACCGGAAACATTCACGGCGGTGGCGACGACGGATAATAAAAAACAGCCGGAGAAGAAGCATTTGAGCGAGGAGGAAGAAGCAGAAGAGGATATGCTGTGGATTCAAGAGAAGGCGTTAAACTTAGTTGAGTTCACCGGAACGGTGGCTCAGGCGATTCCAGGTCCCCGAGTTGGAAGCACCAAGTTGCCGTGGATGCTCGCCGTTCCGTTAACTTACGCCGTCACCACTTTAGTCACCGCCGCCGTTAAAACCGTTAATAACTTCACTTCTCCTAAAGCTCAGCCCAAGAAACTG ACGCAGAGAAGCTGCGGATACATGCTCTTGCAGAAGCTGGAGACTTGGACTCACTTGAGAAAATGGTGGGAGTTTGAGAAAGCggctgattcttcttcttcttcggataGGGAAGATTCAAATGAAGAAGATGACTCCATTACTTTTGTCTTTTCACCTATGGAAACAGAGGAATAA
- the LOC103850681 gene encoding uncharacterized protein LOC103850681, with amino-acid sequence MAKSAATATSSLVQNLRRFIKKPWEITGPCAHPEYLESVPKATEYRIRCPATIDEEAIVPTADPENVYNILYHARDRRRNRPQIRRYVLKKEDVAQMMNEKKTDFPRVYLTTTVEEDENARGGGYE; translated from the coding sequence atggCGAAATCAGCGGCGACGGCGACATCCTCCCTCGTGCAAAACCTCAGACGTTTCATCAAGAAGCCGTGGGAGATAACCGGACCCTGCGCTCATCCGGAGTACCTAGAGTCCGTTCCCAAGGCGACGGAGTATCGCATCAGATGCCCCGCCACGATCGACGAAGAGGCGATCGTACCTACCGCGGATCCAGAGAATGTATACAACATCTTGTACCACGCGAGGGATCGGCGCCGTAACCGTCCGCAAATCAGGCGATACGTATTGAAGAAGGAGGACGTGGCGCAGATGATGAACGAGAAGAAGACGGACTTCCCTAGGGTTTACTTGACGACCACCGTGGAGGAGGATGAGAACGCTCGCGGCGGAGGCTACGAGTAA